TTGAAAACGCGCGATGGGAGCGTGTTGAGAGCCCGTGGGGAGAGCCATCTGATGATCTTTACGTTGGAGAAATTGATGGTTTGAGCGTTGTATTTCTCCCTCGTCATGGCCGAGGTCATGTGCATTCACCAAGTGCCATCAACTACCGTGCAAACATTGATGTATTGAAGCGTGCAGGTGTTACCGATCTCATTTCAGTCAGCGCATGCGGTTCTTTGAAGGAAGACTACGCACCGGGGACTTTCGTTCTTGTGGACCAGTTTATTGATCGAACATTTGCGCGTGAGAAGAGCTTCTTCGGGACTGGATGTGTAGCCCACGTTTCTGTTGCTGACCCGGTCTCCCCGCTGCTTGTTGATGTGGTGGAATCTGCTTGTAAGTCCGAGGGGCTGACCTACCATCGTGGCGGTACCTATCTTGCGATGGAAGGGCCTCA
The window above is part of the Pseudovibrio sp. Tun.PSC04-5.I4 genome. Proteins encoded here:
- a CDS encoding S-methyl-5'-thioadenosine phosphorylase; protein product: MKAVLGIIGGSGLYNIPGFENARWERVESPWGEPSDDLYVGEIDGLSVVFLPRHGRGHVHSPSAINYRANIDVLKRAGVTDLISVSACGSLKEDYAPGTFVLVDQFIDRTFAREKSFFGTGCVAHVSVADPVSPLLVDVVESACKSEGLTYHRGGTYLAMEGPQFSSKAESHLYRSWGCDVIGMTNMPEAKLAREAEISYSTIAMVTDYDSWHAGHGNVDINSIIKVLHENVDSAQKLVLSIAKNLPREHEACPLGSNNALDYAIMTAPDKRDPALIAKLDAIAGRVL